GATACTGCTCTGTAACTGATTTTACTGAGTCAGTTTGTGGACTTTACAAACTCATATTTGTCGGTCCAGAGACTCCAAATAGGGTACCAGGAAGTTCTCCTTAAAAACATGTAACTTGGTACTAATTATAGGCAAAATGGTGTAAATTAGTGTAAGTTGAGAGTCAGATGAAATgccaaaacatttaacaaacatGGAACATAATGTTACCTTAGGAAAGTATTAATGAATAAGCATGTATGTATGTTTCTAAtgttttatctaaaaaaaaaaaaaaaacatcataaatgatccaaaatgctcTGTTTGGGTTAAACAGAAGGTAGAGTACATCCCACTTTAGGTTGCTTTCACTTGTTGTGTGTACTATAAATATCAGGCACCttctaaaacaaaacagagccattagttttatttcatgtaaacacTTGCTGCAGGTCAAACCCCCATAACCCTGACAGCCAGGTCACAAAAAATCAGGACACATCCCGGTTATCTCCACATGGATGCACATTTTCCGATATTCATAGCTGCAGTTGCTCAGAGGCATGTGAGTGACATTTTACAGCCTCCTACTGGACTTATCAGATCTGACGATATGGAGACTGGGAGAAGTCAAAACAATGACTGAATGCTGTTATCAAAACTGTCAACAACCTGTTGACGGAAAAATCCCGTGGAATAAACACCCAGAGCCCTTCCTGCACATGTGGTGCAGTGATTAATGGTTTCATTCAAAGCCAGCAGGACTTCCttgaggaagagagagaaggaaaaagggGGGTAAATACAGCTAAATTGAAATGCAGAATAGAGAGTATTTCCCATAATGCTACATTGGGAGAAGTTACAGATCCTGTCAGGGGAAATTAAAATCCTCACGTCCTTGAGCAAATGTCACAGGGGAGCAGATTAGAAAGATTAAGCTATGAGGTTATATTATAGGAGTGTTAATAGGCATCTTCTCACATGGAGTTTTAGCATATTTCCTTGTAGGGATTGTAAACAGGAGATaagaaggaaggaggagaaggaggaggaggagggaagagatGGATGCAGTGATGTCAGTCCGGCCCACTCCTGTTCAGTacaaatgcagcagctgagtctgcatgccgctgctgctgatctgatcCCACAcctacacaaagacacacactcatCACACAACACTCAACCAGAGCTGGGAGATGCTACCGGCTGGCAACCACTGAGTAAGTCCTCTTTCCCTCCTCTCCGCTCGTCTCTCTTTcattctctgtgtgtctttgttgtttgctTGCCACTGCACAGCCCCGTCTGAGTTCATTTATCTCTCACACTCTTCTCCGTCGCTGTGAAATGGCCACTGTTTCCTCAGACTGAGAGACTTTTCAAACTTTTCTCTCAGTATGCCGTGCACATacctttctcctctcctctgctctgcttctctttcttttccctgTGAGGCAAATCCTGGGCTTATTTGCATGTGGGCACAGAGCCAGGGCTGGATGCTTTACCTTTACAGAGCTGAGCGTGTGAATGTGGAGCCGCTATATGttaatttttatgtgttttgaaGCATCTGTACGAATCTAAGTTGGGAATCTTTGGGAAGGTGTGAGACTATTCTTGTACAGCAAGCTTTAAGCAATTAACTACAGAGCAGGATGTTGGCAAATCTCGACAGGTTGGGTTTATTTGTCTTGTTCTCAATCACAGAGTCTCAAAGGGAGTTACAGCTTCTACATCATGAGACAATATGAGAACGCCTTCCCTTCCACTGTCAGACAATAGACGCTTACATAGGAGAGaagatgaaacagaaaaaaaactctcagGGGAAAACTACTGGGAGAGTTTGTAAGCAGTGCTGCAGAGAGCTGATGACTGAATGGACAGTAGCTCTAAAatgcttagaaaaaaaaactgttttccaaaacttatttcttaaaaaagagagagaatctgcactgaatttaatttttgttttgttttagctaATTAAATCCTGTTCACAACCCTCTGAACCGCAAATTTTGGTGTGTTATGCGTCATGTTGTtgcaaaatatgtaaattagatCATTTGTTAAGGctagaaactataaaaaaagaaagaaaacaggatgAATCACCAGATTAACATCTTTCTGTCAAACTATGAATGAATCACTAGTGTTGTGCCATTCTATCTAGACAACTTATTTAAGTCTAAATAATCAGGAAATTCAattaaagtcactttattctacatgtctcattttaaaatctggCCAAAATGAAGTCTTtcctctaaccagattctgtaaaaatggaaaactgaGAAGCAGTGTGATTGACTTAGATGTGACCAGTAGACAAAAATTTGGGGACTcgattcagctgaactgcaggctgtgtaaatacattttaaaagtaaaacatctAGAGTAAGTAgagctgttattttatttcccagcattggtaacatctgtgggcacttgggacaatgttgtacatgttgattctagttttccagtttttgtaaaatacataGTGTAGTAGAttaattttctgattttttagTTCAGAACTTTAtataacaaaaatgtgacagtgaagcaaaaaacacctaaaaactgCTTGaaattcagagggttaaagacaCATCCTAATGAAAATCAAGCTTTTAATCTTGTTAACATGTCACATAACACAtataagttttttttatatgctaaaaGACACGTTATGAGGAAAACCAGCACAAAGCATGGAGGGAtaatttaaatgagaaaaaaacttctaaatatgtatcTTTGATGAACAAAGTTGAGTTTTAGGTGTTCAAATAATGACCAGAGAGAGGCTttaattattatcatcattttgcTTTCAGTCCTGCATTCGGTGTCAGGTGCAGAAAATGACTGTTTTGCTGCTTCATTCAAGCTGAAACCATAGAATTATTAAAGTCTAGTCCAAGATTTAGTCTCATTCAATGGTTCAACTGTGGCACACATGGGCCCACACCTGAAACGCAAACAGAAAGGGtgatatttcacttttttatcaGCGTCTGCCACTTCACTGTCATATTAAGTGCTGATTGGTGAGCTGTTATCACCAACACAAGCCCTATTGGCTCTcgctgtgttccacattttttaaaagtgtgtgCAGGGAGGAGGCTGCTGAGTGTTTACACAGTTTACGGTAAAAGGTTGTGTTCTGGGATTTGCGCTTGGGGCCTTCCTGAATAGTTCCAACTAACTGAGACGCCTATTTAAGGCTATCAGTGCCAAGTGTGATGATAAGGTGCAAAAACGcttgtaggtgtgagtgtgagaaaAATGAAGTGAACTAGTGCTGCAGTCTGtttctcagtgtgtgtctgttaacTACAGATAGCATGGAGTCATTAGCACCCCACCCTGTGTTAGAGTGTGTTGACATACAAAACCTGCTCCTGTTTGCCTTTCAGTGTTTCAAAGCACAGTGGCATTGCACACAGCGCAGCAACACACTCACACGTTAAACTTGGCATTGTGGCTTATTTGCTTAGGGCCTATTGTGTTCTGCCAGCCAGGACAGCATTCAATGGAGGGGGACAAAACAATAGAGCAGATttaatctctctctttcttttcaaaAACCCACAGCAGCAACCTTCACTGCCCAGTCGATCCGAACACGCTGCACCTGCACCTCCACCTCCAGAGAGCTCCTGCAGCACTTCACCAAGGACACCACAGTGACCTCCAGCAGCTAAAGACTGTACCTGATCCCACATCCTTCAAAGAAAAGGCAACCTGACTCTGAGCAGAGCAGGGAAAAAGGAGCGATCATCCCACTGCTGAAACCTGACCCACTGGACTGAAGGCAGAGGGGCTGACGGTCATCTCCAGCAGCAGCGGAAGAGAGGCAGGATGCTGGCTAAAATCCTGGAGGACATGTGGGTGGAGCCGGAGGTGCTGGAGGCCCTCAGCGAGGAGCAGAAGAGGATCCTCTTCCTGAAGATGAGGGAGGAGCAGGTCCGCCGCtggaaggagcaggaggagaaggaggagagggaaggacTGGACAACGCCAGGCCCAAGAAAGGTGGAGTACCAcactgattttactggttaaaCTGGCCCAGACAGCACACATcttattttactgcattacACTGTACAGTATAATAACTCAGGGGAACACTGAGTGACTGCAATAAAACCAGTGTTGTTACAGCAATGAACAAGGCTTCTGCTTAATGtggtttttcattttgacagtAACACAtctgaaacatgaaaatattgcATGATCTCATTTCTTTACAGTCAAGCACCAGGCGCTACAAGCAAATTCACAAAAATCTATTGAAAATTTGCCACTCAAATGATTAATTTATCATTGAAATTAGGCCAGAATTACAGGCTTTAGCATATGTTTCTCATATATTAATGTCTGTTAAATGAAGGGCTACAGCttgcagccagttagcttaatTTTAAGCAAGAAGACTTACAATGGTGATGGTGGTTGTAGTATTGATGCCACGCTAAGATATTTGGTTGTTAGTAAGAGAATTGTTGAATATctaatttaaccctcgtgtcgtcatgcgggtcaaaattgacccggtttaaagtttgaaaatgtggggaaaaaaatattttcacagtgaaatttctgatgtccacattttcaacatttttgtgaaatctttgaaatttttttggtggaaaacaagaaatgttaaaaatgttaaaaattttatCTAATTTATCCATTGCAACCATTTTTGGGAGctacaaacatttacattttgtagGTACTTTTACAAGTAAATAATGTTATTAATTTACAAATGATGACAGAGAAAGAGCAATAACTGTGTTTTAGCTGCAACTACAATtaactattattatttcatGTTCACTATATTGTGTAATTTAGCCATAGCAACAATTTTTCTGAGCTACAAATGTACAGATTTTATAAAATGGTACACCTTTTACAGCTAATGATGGTTAAGAGGTGGATATTGATGACATAGATAGAGCAATAACTATGGTTTAACTGTAATTATGATTAATTACTGTTACTTAATTAACAGTATTTCATGTAATTTATTCATAACAAGTGCGTTTGTGAGCcataaatgttcagattttgtaaAATGGCATAAGTAAGCTCTTTCATAACTAATTAAGGCTGACCAGAAATTTTAACTCTCAGTGCACATGAGCAACGAAACACAAGCTGTGTAGCAACACCTTCTCTGATTACCAATCTGATTAATGTGTTTAAATTACACCCAAACAaatcctgtttttttaatttgctctgCCAGTGGCCTCTGTCTTGCTCATCTCACCCAGCCTTCCTGCATTTAATCTGACTCACTGAGACCCTGTCACCTCCACCGGCTCAGCTACACGATgctggtgtgtgtctgtttgtgtgtctgtttgagtgtgtttgtgtgagacaGACGACCTTCTGTGTGCTGAGAGCTGAATAAGATTGAGTAAGCTCCACGGTTTGGGGCGTCGACCACACTTTAAACCACATATTACGTTACCATCTTTGTTTACCCAATCTCTGCCGTGTCACCTGAGAGTGTGTGTCGCCTGTGTGTTTGCGTTACACAACATACAATCCAGTTAGGCGTCTTTCTTTTATTGTTCAGCCTTTACGTGTGCAGACTGGCCTTCAAATGTCACATTCACGATGAACCTGTGAGAGCAGATTTCTGTTATGAGCTGCATTTCTGGTAAATTTGCAGGTGTGGCCGTAATAAAGACGTATAGCTCAGACTGTAATGGAAacggcctctgtttgctgttatCACATTTTACAACTCAGTGAAAATAAAGGTGTGTTGGACAAACACACTGTGATTGTTTGTTGTCAGATAACACATCATCTTCCTCAAAATTAAACTGCATTGATTAGCTGCACGTTTTAATGTACTGCATTACTTTGGGCAgataaatgctgctgctgctctacaATGAGGATTTGAATTTTCAAACCTCGCCCTGATCGGTGACATCACGGCAGGTATTCGGTCTTTATCAGGTGCTGTAGTGTCATGGAAAACACCTGAACTGTCACTCACTGTGGGGAGTGGGGTCTATTTTTGACTTCTGCATCATGATGAGTCAAACAGGTTGTTTTCCAGGATGTGGATGAAGCATGTTACATAATTTAGTCATTTACAACTGACAAATATATATTAGAACATTAAATATCTCGATACAGTTGCAGAAAACCAAACATTTCCAGTTAAAACTTTAGAAGAGGTTTCTGGTAAACTGTCTTGAATCAGTTTCATGTAGTCGTGTCGTCTCATTATAGGTAACGCAGCTTccttttccagctgttttccttcctttcttttctaATGAGCCCACGCAAAAACTGTTTAGCAGCAGGACACAGCAGCTCCAATGgaaagacagtaaaaaaaaactgtgaaaggACATATAAAAAAGGAAACGCTACCTGAAGACAGACAGCTAATCTGAAAAAGTTCAGCTGTGAGGAAGTGTGTTGCTCATGTTCCTCAACTCTATACTTATAAGACAGCACCACCTTCTGGTTAAAAGCCAGAATAACAGTTTATAAAACGACCAAGTCACTGAACGTTAGATTCTGACACTGTGATGAAATATATCCCCGCCAGACTTACCTattttgcttttcttgtctcattttcttttttttcccagcttcCAGTAAACATGTGAGCTGGCTTCTCGGTCGGGACGGCGATGTGAGCGTCATCGTAATCGGAGAGATGGACGAGTTCAGGTCCTCCAAACTCTTCCAGGGCCTCATGAACAACAGGTAGAAACACAAAGCATCACACCGGTTCAGGCTTTTTGACATTAATATGAATGTGATTAGGACGTACAAATGCAAACTAACAGTATCTGCTGGGTGGCTTAGCTTATGTTttaagatatttatttttaatgttattagaAGACGctgaagacaaaaataaaaattcagctGCACACTTTGAATAGTTACTTTACACAAAATTGGTTGttcaaggtaaaaaaaatttaaaagaatttgATGGAAACAAAACCTCCCAGAACATGAAAATCTGTTGTGCTTTGAATATTTCAAATAAAGTCATTTATTTCATACAGTAAATAATGAaccttggtgttttttttggagtattttctTAGCATGCTATTAAAAGAAAAGAGCCTGAATTCTTTAAAATTGATGGGCTGACATCTGTGAGTTTGTTTATCCATTCTGTACAACATGTTTCCAAACCAACACATCCTCATAGGTATTACGTAACTCTAATTGTCTTTGATAAGATCAACAGTGAACTGAAGACTTTCAGACAGCTAGCAGTCTCCTCATCCCAATTTGATTACAGAAGTTATTTGCCAAATGACTGACTAGAGTATTGGTTTAAAGGTTGGGAAGGCTGTCTGTAGCGCTAAAAATGGACGTCTTTGTCTTCCAGACTCCGCAGTGATAATATGAATGGCATCCAGACAGCCGAGTTGCTGCCAGGCAGAGAGGCCCAGCAGCTCGGCTTTAAAGAAGACGTCCAGCTGCCCCTCGCAGATGTTAGTGTGAGTGTTTCTGTGCGGGGTTTAAAGTTGGGAGGGCAACATGACAAGTGTGCTGGAGTCTCACCATCCAGTTGTGCCCCACTTCCACACAGGATGACCCATCTACGCCGACCGACCAATCGTCCGAGGAGGACCTGGACTCCAGCAGCGTTGACGATGACCTGAAGGACCCCGCCGAGGACAGCGACAGCGAATCAGGCAGCAGCTCGGACAACCTCAGCGACTGGGTTCCTCTCTACAGGCCCCATCTTAGTAGCCATGGCAACGAGCCGCTCAAAGCCCAGCTGTCAGACACAGGGAGGACTGGTGCTCAGGACAGAGGTGAGAAaacaggagaggagggaaaaggtGGAGAGAAACAggatttatgtgtgtttgtgttgaaacTTAAAAGCTTCTGATTGTCACTAAATACAACTTTTAGTTCTTTATTGTTGGATTAGACCAAAAGGGCGACAAAATCAAGCAATCAGTCAACAGAAATCCACAGAACATGTTTATAAGGCATATCTCCATGTAGATGTGTCATGATAAACTTATAACAACCACAATATTTATATATTGATATCGTGAATAATGCAGCTCCAGTAACTCTGTTTGACATTTAGGAACAACATACAGTACAGTTATGGATTTGAGTATaattaatttaccaaaacagatGAATAATAACGATGAATTTGATTCatttcattattcatttttttctagttttctaTATATACTACAGTAGTATTAAAATGGTGAATTCTTTCAGTCAGAATAATTGTGTATCAAAAATCTGATATTGGTACCATGTATATCCTGAAGTACAACCATCTGAGAATTTAAATGTGATCTCTCAAATCTTATTGTCCTTATATATAATGAAATCTACAATCTATAATGAAACCTGGTTACAAAAACCACTGTTTTCTTAACTATGAAGCAAATTTCTTCCATCTAgttgtgaaaaaagaaaagcagatatACTACcacattttaaatatgcatCATCGGAAGTGAAAGTGATGTTACATAAAATAAGATGTTAAAATGATAAGATGAACTTTATTTATGCCACATCACAGCCACAGAACTCCAcaaacagtcatttttaaaaaggtagaATACTATATACTCTATGGACAGCTACTGTgtactaataacaacaataaaagggTATTAATGTTATTTACTACAGCTTTAAAAGTAATATGTTCATTCATAGAGTTAAATTATGCATTATATTCATTCAAGAAGATGTAAAACATTTGAACGTTGAGGTGAAAATCATTTTAACTCCTTAATCTTTACCAATGACTCACATTTATTAAGCTGATTATATTTTAAAGCAAtagttcattttcttttttgcagttttaatgttaaatttgaGGCTATCCTATAACCAGCAGTATCCTACAATCTGTTGCTGATTGTTCAAAAATCAGCATAACCAGGATCCAGGGAACTCACTCTGACCtgttctctctttgtctcttagAAAttgtgttttgcaaaaagaagcCAGAAGGTCGTGTGGCTCGGCTCAGGAAAGCCTTCACAGATGATCTCCACAACACATCACCGGCCTGCAACAAACCGCCTCTACCTGCCAAACCTGCTCACCTGCAGAACAGACGCACATCACTGATCCATTAGGACTCGCTACAAGACAACACTTGATCCCAGAGAGCCTCCAGCATGAGGCCTGTGCAGGAATAACAGCTCAGTCGTTCAGCGACGGACCTGAAAGAAACGCATCCTCACATGAACCCGAGCTGTGAACTAAAACACACTTTATTAGAGCTCGTTTCAAAGTCCGAcccacagacagagagacgtCTGGGCGCTGCAGTGAGACAAAGACTTGAAAGCTTTTGAGCTGAAGTCAACCTGAATGATAAAACTAAGCAGCTTTGATGTCCAGTTGAAATTAAAGTTCAAATACGCTCACATAGCGTCTGTGATTGACGGACAGACACCAGAGCGAGGTGTCcagagaaacacagacacacacagactattGACTACAGGTGAGAAACACTGGTTTTCTCACTGAGACGTCAAAAGCAGAAGTTGTTGGGAActgaaaaagcaagaaaaaccacttttattttcttctctaCTGATccaaactgtttttattgtagtGCCTGTCTGTGAACTGTTTGACACCTCTAACCTTCAGTGGACATAATCATCCTCCAGCTGCTGTAGGAATCTGGGGGATAAAATCAAAGGAATTATTTAATGTTACATGATAAACAGAGTAAATATACTGCATGTCGTACCTTTATTTATATTGATTGTAAGACACTGAACATCGCTCACACACTTGCTGACCTGCTCATCAGGGTTTGGTTTCTTGTTCACTTTCACTTACTGCTGATGGTTTATGGTGTGGAGACAGAATGAAGAAGAGTGTGGACAgcagagttttatttatttgtctaatCCAGCTCATCGGATTCAGCAGCACGAGGCTCGAGGGTCTGTCAGTCGGTTGATCCATCATTTCTGTTAAACACGTCAACTTCTGTTAAATAGACCACCATCACGTTTTGTAAAGGCAGTCATGGTCTCCAGATGATGAATTAAAGATGAttctgaatctttttttttttactgacttttCCTCCAGTGTCACCAGTTTTGGTGAACTATTAAATAGATAATGATTTACAATAACCTCTTTTCCAAATACCTGTTAATACTCTGCCTCTCAGCTGCAGTTTATTCcaacttttattgttttaatcaaCAAATATTTGGATGTTAACACGTGGAAGTAGATTTCTGAATGTAATAAATCACAGCTGTCAGTAAATAACCATTAGCATTGTCAGTGTTAGCGTGCTGATAGCATATCTGTTGACTCTTACTCCAAGTagtttaataaattaaaatattgaagTTATCATATTTAATTGACTTTGGAAATGGCATTTCTAATTATAAAacctacatttatttatttctttgcaGAATTTTCAGCTCCATCTCACTATTATCTGTTATCACAAGACCAGAACTCAATAAAAATGTGGAATAAATACAATCAAAGACCTCCATGGCAACTCTGCAAACGTCATTTTTGCAATGGTTTGTGCCCAAAAGCTATGGGACTGAAGTAACTGTCCTTAATAATGAGTCAGTTGAAAATCATTTGCATTCAGTCACTGCCTGGGGGTGTTTTCACAGCTAGCGTCTTCAGctcttgcttgtgtttgtgttcactcGTGATCGGTTGTTCTGGGGTCATTTGACAGGGTGAGTTAGGGTAAATGACTCGACTTGGCAAGAAATTATTCTGCTTGTTTTGGGCCTTAAAACTCCGCTGCGTTTAGGCTCATTGAACTGCTCTGTCACCACATTAGAGGCACCGTGTGTAAAAAGAACTTGTATGACTTCAGCCAGTCTGGATTCGAGCTCCTTCAAACTCTCCTGCAGCTTTGAGCCAGCTTGTTAACCTCATACCGTGCTGGAGTGCAGATCTAAAACAATTCAATACACGCTCCTGGACAAATGTTTATAGActctactgcagctttaaagggATATCAGATGCAATAagctacagaaaaacacacaatcacaataTGTTACCGCAACGGTGCCTCATTTTGAAGGTTTAAGGAGTGTTTGAGCTTAGTTACTACCTAACTATTTGGTCACATGTTCCTTTTACTTGGTCACTGATTAATTCCCAGAACTCTGCTCCTGCTTCTGCTGGTGCTGacttttgtattttgtcttcTATTTGTATTGTGTATTTGCTTAATGTCTGTTGTTggtgttaaaaagaaaaaaaaattccaactaAGAGAGCAGTTTCATGTTGCGTTCTTGCTTTTGACAAAGTCGTGTCTGTTTGTGGCGTGCGTTGTCAGGGGGAAGGTGGGATTTACTGGGGGAAAACCAGAAGTTATTGATAGTGGTCAGTTGCACAATGATCATCTATTCAGCGGGAGGCATCAGAAACCGGCCTGTCAGAGATCAAACGGGGAGCACAGAAAGCTGATTAGCATGTGGTTTGGACGGAGACAGAGGGCGAGACGCTCTGGGAGACACAGCAAATGAGAGTCTGGTCACGGGGAGCGAAACGTCACAGTCAACTCAATAGACCTCCTCGCATTCCCTCACCACCTCCACACcctcagctgtgtgtgtctgtgtgggtctGTCCACCCATATATCTTGAATCATGTGACTCGACACGAGCAGTCATGCACACAGTGTGAAAAGCCCCGCTATATATAGTAGGACAGTGTTGGGTTTCCCAGTAAAGCATTGTAGGAGCCCGTTCATCTTTGTTCCTTAAGAGAGTGCATGTCATTgacttgttgttgtgtttctatcTGCTGTATCAGCCTGCCGGTGCCCTCGATTGCTTTCTGTCCTCCCCGAAAGGTGAAATTAGGACACCAGAAGCACCTGACTGCATGACAGCAAGCCTCATATACAATCTGAGACACAATAAAACTGAGAACTTCTAATTTTCTCAGTGAAGTCATTGTGAGGAGGTGCAATAAATCAGGATTTCAAACATTTAGCAGCTTTTTGCTTACTGTGTAATGATGCCTCAGTAGTTGCAACATTTCTTCTCATTTGTTTATGTGTAATAATTCAGGTTATAATTGAACAGTTTAGTGTGACAATGAAACTCAAGTTAGGAGTTCCTCATTTGGGTACGGAGTGTTGTCTTTCATGTTTTGACCATTAAAGCTTTAATCTGACttctaaaaagtaaaaacaatacCTTATAACTGTGTGctctgtaaaatgaataaaacatgtatAATAAACTCTTATATAATTCTAAAAAAtggcttgtttttcttctaaaatgGCCTATATACTAAAACTTAGTACACTTTGcataacatttttaacagtaaaatcaTAATCAAGCCTACTTTCACTTCATAACCCAACCTAACACCTTAATAATTTACACCATTGATGGTAAAAACCTGTCTTTTAAACACTATTCCTCCTATTTATGATGCTTTAAAAAGATATAACAAC
This Amphiprion ocellaris isolate individual 3 ecotype Okinawa chromosome 13, ASM2253959v1, whole genome shotgun sequence DNA region includes the following protein-coding sequences:
- the zgc:92242 gene encoding SH2 domain-containing protein 4A isoform X2, which gives rise to MLAKILEDMWVEPEVLEALSEEQKRILFLKMREEQVRRWKEQEEKEEREGLDNARPKKASSKHVSWLLGRDGDVSVIVIGEMDEFRSSKLFQGLMNNRLRSDNMNGIQTAELLPGREAQQLGFKEDVQLPLADDDPSTPTDQSSEEDLDSSSVDDDLKDPAEDSDSESGSSSDNLSDWVPLYRPHLSSHGNEPLKAQLSDTGRTGAQDREIVFCKKKPEGRVARLRKAFTDDLHNTSPACNKPPLPAKPAHLQNRRTSLIH
- the zgc:92242 gene encoding SH2 domain-containing protein 4A isoform X1, which produces MLAKILEDMWVEPEVLEALSEEQKRILFLKMREEQVRRWKEQEEKEEREGLDNARPKKASSKHVSWLLGRDGDVSVIVIGEMDEFRSSKLFQGLMNNRLRSDNMNGIQTAELLPGREAQQLGFKEDVQLPLADVSDDPSTPTDQSSEEDLDSSSVDDDLKDPAEDSDSESGSSSDNLSDWVPLYRPHLSSHGNEPLKAQLSDTGRTGAQDREIVFCKKKPEGRVARLRKAFTDDLHNTSPACNKPPLPAKPAHLQNRRTSLIH